In the genome of Paenibacillus sp. FSL R5-0766, one region contains:
- a CDS encoding asparaginase, whose product MSKTSNLRPWAVWSSATLTALTISLSPIGTYAAHAATVEVKGTTGAVQTATTTPARNTSIPAIPDSSKQSALPNVLVIGTGGTIAGQSEDATSFQNYKAGTLPIGEMVDALPDKQKIADVSTLQFGNSGSGSYSMADLYDLSQTVDKALAMYDSVVVTTGTDTMEEIAYFLDMTVQSDKPVVITGSMRPWTVIGSDAQANLYNAIKLAGSGRTTSFGTVLMLNDTIQLARGVTKTNDYRTDTFETPMLGAVGYIDEENIRIYRAPARALKPEGTAKPVFDLSKITKADLAKVEIAISYQEAGGGAIEGFVSSGAKGIVTSGTGAGGISRAMGQARIKAIEEGVIFVTTTRTGSGSVYGGGKGIIAGDNLSPQQARVLLMLGLSFSDDFDTIKKWFETYGTPEV is encoded by the coding sequence ATGAGTAAAACATCCAATCTTCGTCCCTGGGCCGTATGGAGTAGCGCAACTTTAACAGCACTAACTATCTCATTGTCCCCCATTGGAACCTACGCTGCGCACGCAGCTACGGTAGAGGTGAAAGGTACAACAGGTGCTGTTCAGACAGCAACCACCACCCCAGCTCGCAATACTTCCATTCCCGCAATACCAGACTCTTCCAAGCAATCTGCACTACCTAATGTATTGGTAATCGGAACTGGCGGAACGATTGCCGGTCAATCCGAGGATGCCACCAGCTTCCAAAATTACAAGGCAGGTACACTTCCGATTGGAGAGATGGTAGACGCTTTACCGGATAAACAGAAGATTGCTGATGTTAGCACGCTCCAATTCGGAAACTCAGGTTCAGGTTCCTATAGCATGGCCGATCTCTATGACTTGTCGCAGACGGTAGACAAAGCTCTGGCAATGTACGACAGTGTTGTCGTTACCACGGGTACAGATACAATGGAGGAAATCGCTTATTTCCTCGATATGACGGTTCAGAGTGACAAACCTGTCGTAATCACAGGCTCCATGCGTCCATGGACCGTCATCGGCTCTGACGCTCAAGCCAATCTGTACAACGCCATCAAACTTGCAGGCAGTGGTCGTACCACTTCATTTGGCACAGTACTCATGTTGAATGACACAATCCAGCTTGCTCGTGGTGTAACCAAGACAAATGATTATCGGACAGATACGTTTGAAACACCGATGCTCGGCGCTGTAGGATATATTGATGAAGAAAACATTCGAATCTACCGCGCTCCTGCACGTGCCTTGAAACCTGAAGGCACAGCAAAGCCCGTATTTGATCTAAGTAAAATCACAAAGGCAGATCTGGCCAAAGTAGAAATTGCGATCTCGTATCAAGAAGCTGGCGGCGGAGCCATTGAAGGATTCGTGAGCAGCGGTGCCAAAGGAATCGTGACTTCCGGTACCGGAGCTGGTGGCATCTCCAGAGCTATGGGACAAGCTCGTATCAAGGCCATTGAAGAAGGTGTCATCTTTGTGACCACCACTCGGACGGGTTCAGGAAGTGTGTACGGCGGCGGCAAAGGTATCATTGCAGGCGACAACCTGAGTCCACAACAAGCTCGTGTATTATTGATGCTGGGTTTGTCCTTCAGTGATGATTTTGACACCATCAAAAAATGGTTTGAAACGTACGGAACACCTGAAGTATAA
- a CDS encoding O-methyltransferase translates to MNLTPDEYVNQLFQEDELLLKVKEAIRSNGMPEVSVAAAYGRLLTFLAKTSKAEAALEIGVLGGYSGICIARGLRESGTLTSLELKEEYAAMARGHLEEGGFGEKVEYRIGPAADSLEQLEQEGRTFDFFFIDADKENYPVYLDYAIKLARPGAVIVGDNCFLRGRTLNPDKQGPAVLAVRRFNEQMASDPRLVTTMLPDYDGLVLAWVK, encoded by the coding sequence GTGAATCTGACCCCTGATGAATATGTAAATCAATTATTTCAAGAGGATGAGCTTTTGCTGAAAGTGAAAGAGGCTATCCGTTCGAACGGTATGCCGGAAGTTTCTGTTGCTGCGGCGTATGGACGACTGCTCACGTTTCTAGCCAAGACATCCAAAGCAGAAGCTGCGCTCGAAATCGGCGTGCTGGGCGGTTACAGTGGGATCTGCATTGCACGCGGATTGCGTGAGAGTGGAACCCTGACTTCGCTGGAACTGAAAGAGGAATATGCGGCAATGGCGCGTGGTCATCTGGAAGAAGGCGGTTTTGGCGAAAAGGTAGAGTACCGTATTGGCCCGGCGGCAGACAGCCTGGAGCAATTGGAGCAGGAAGGTCGCACATTTGATTTCTTCTTTATTGACGCAGATAAGGAGAATTATCCGGTATATCTCGATTATGCCATTAAGCTGGCCCGGCCAGGTGCTGTTATTGTAGGGGATAATTGTTTCCTGCGTGGTCGTACGCTGAATCCGGACAAGCAGGGCCCGGCCGTGCTTGCAGTTCGTCGCTTCAATGAACAGATGGCAAGTGACCCGCGTCTGGTGACGACGATGTTGCCGGATTACGATGGGCTGGTACTTGCCTGGGTGAAGTAA
- a CDS encoding class I SAM-dependent RNA methyltransferase, giving the protein MAQLQLIATSAMGLEAVVARELKQLGYEDVTIDNGRVFFTGDYIDICRCNLWLRSSDRVLVKMGEFPATTFDELFEGTKALPWEEWIPADGEFPVEGRSQKSQLSSVPASQGIVKKAIVEKLKLTYDTEWFPEDGSRYVIEVILLNDRALLTLDTTGPGLHKRGYRKLVTEAPLKETLAAALIQLSRWNVSRPFYDPCCGSGTMLIEAAMIGWNIAPGLRRTFNSEDWAVIPEELWEQAREEAFDAVRDDVPLQISGSDIDPEAIEVAMAAIKSAGFAKDIEVSVLPAHRARPQGEYGVIITNPPYGERLSEEKEVQKLLRSLGRSYLDMPTWSFFAITSTKAFEEYFGHKADKRRKLFNGRIETQYYQYLGPLPPRNKAPQSS; this is encoded by the coding sequence ATGGCTCAATTGCAATTGATTGCAACCTCGGCGATGGGACTCGAGGCTGTTGTTGCCCGGGAACTGAAGCAACTGGGGTATGAAGATGTTACGATCGACAATGGCCGGGTTTTCTTCACAGGAGATTATATTGATATTTGCCGTTGTAACCTGTGGCTGAGAAGTTCGGATCGCGTATTGGTGAAAATGGGTGAATTCCCTGCCACGACTTTCGACGAATTGTTTGAAGGCACCAAAGCGTTGCCTTGGGAAGAGTGGATTCCAGCCGATGGCGAATTCCCTGTAGAGGGTCGTTCTCAAAAATCCCAGTTAAGCAGTGTGCCTGCATCACAAGGGATCGTGAAAAAAGCAATCGTAGAGAAACTGAAGCTGACTTATGACACAGAGTGGTTCCCAGAGGATGGGTCTCGTTATGTGATTGAGGTCATTCTGCTAAACGATCGCGCCCTGCTTACTTTAGATACGACGGGACCAGGTCTGCATAAACGGGGTTATCGTAAACTCGTTACCGAAGCGCCACTCAAAGAAACACTTGCTGCAGCTCTTATTCAGCTCAGTCGCTGGAATGTATCCCGTCCATTCTATGACCCTTGCTGTGGATCAGGCACAATGCTGATCGAAGCCGCTATGATCGGCTGGAACATTGCACCAGGACTTCGTCGGACCTTCAACTCTGAGGACTGGGCTGTCATTCCTGAAGAATTATGGGAACAGGCGCGCGAAGAAGCATTTGATGCTGTACGTGACGATGTCCCGTTACAGATTTCAGGTAGCGATATTGATCCGGAAGCGATTGAAGTTGCTATGGCAGCGATCAAAAGTGCTGGGTTCGCCAAAGATATTGAAGTCAGCGTCCTGCCCGCTCATCGCGCAAGACCACAGGGTGAATATGGTGTTATCATTACCAATCCCCCATATGGTGAACGTTTGAGTGAAGAAAAAGAAGTTCAGAAGTTGCTCCGCTCATTAGGGCGCAGTTACCTCGACATGCCAACATGGTCCTTTTTTGCAATCACATCGACCAAAGCTTTCGAGGAATATTTCGGTCATAAGGCAGACAAACGTCGCAAGTTGTTCAACGGACGAATTGAAACCCAGTACTATCAGTATTTGGGCCCACTGCCCCCACGAAATAAAGCACCACAATCTTCATAA
- a CDS encoding DsbA family oxidoreductase has protein sequence MNIEIWSDFLCPFCYIGKRRLENVLEQFPHRDEVKLQFKSFELDPNAALNPGKTNSEYLAAKYNMSVEQAKGMNAQMNANARTAGLEYNIDAMIPTNSFSAHRLTHWADTQGKALELSERIFQAVFIEGKHSGDTEVLAQLAEEVGLDRDAATAVLSSDQFTDNVRADQAEGEQLGIRGVPFFVFDRKFAVSGAQPDEVFLDAIQKAWDDRSPFTMVESNTTETDSSGICTDDGCEVPKKN, from the coding sequence ATGAATATTGAGATATGGTCTGATTTTCTGTGCCCATTCTGTTATATCGGTAAACGCCGCCTGGAGAATGTACTGGAACAGTTCCCACACCGTGATGAAGTGAAGCTGCAATTCAAAAGCTTCGAGCTGGATCCAAACGCTGCATTGAACCCAGGCAAAACCAATTCGGAATATCTGGCTGCCAAATATAATATGAGCGTGGAACAGGCCAAAGGTATGAATGCCCAGATGAATGCCAATGCTCGTACGGCAGGACTGGAATACAATATCGATGCCATGATCCCTACAAACTCCTTCTCAGCTCACCGCTTGACACACTGGGCAGATACACAAGGCAAAGCGCTTGAACTGAGTGAACGGATATTCCAAGCTGTGTTTATTGAAGGTAAACACTCCGGCGACACTGAAGTGTTGGCTCAGTTAGCAGAAGAAGTCGGCTTGGATCGAGACGCAGCTACGGCAGTGCTGTCCAGTGATCAATTCACCGACAATGTCCGTGCTGACCAAGCAGAAGGAGAGCAACTCGGTATCCGCGGTGTACCGTTCTTCGTATTCGACCGCAAGTTCGCCGTATCGGGCGCTCAACCTGACGAGGTGTTCCTGGATGCCATTCAAAAAGCATGGGACGACCGTTCCCCTTTCACCATGGTTGAATCCAACACAACAGAAACAGACAGCAGTGGCATCTGCACAGATGACGGATGCGAAGTCCCGAAAAAAAATTAA
- a CDS encoding cytidine deaminase has protein sequence MTLHTEPLNMEQKLFDAAAEFVKQRYPKGWGGAGAVYTEAGSLLISVAPEVINDATHLCMETGAYLEAHKLNERVTHSLCIARDDEHSEFKVLTPCGVCQERLFYWGEEVKAAVYDPSGQLVFKRLDEIQPYHWSKAYRDKK, from the coding sequence ATGACATTACACACTGAACCACTTAATATGGAACAGAAATTGTTCGATGCAGCCGCAGAATTTGTGAAGCAACGTTATCCTAAGGGATGGGGTGGCGCAGGTGCCGTCTATACTGAAGCCGGTTCCCTGCTGATTAGCGTAGCTCCAGAGGTCATCAACGATGCCACGCATCTGTGCATGGAAACAGGAGCTTATCTGGAAGCCCACAAATTGAACGAACGTGTCACCCACTCCCTCTGTATCGCTCGTGATGACGAGCATTCAGAATTTAAGGTCCTTACACCTTGCGGAGTATGCCAGGAACGATTATTTTACTGGGGCGAAGAAGTCAAAGCTGCCGTATACGACCCTTCTGGTCAACTGGTCTTCAAGAGACTGGATGAGATCCAACCGTACCATTGGTCCAAGGCATATCGGGATAAAAAGTAA
- a CDS encoding LTA synthase family protein, with amino-acid sequence MVVTRPTRSSTPRGLLNHPLTLYLIFLVLMLLKLMWLHHNLHAYNITMGLLDKVIAIGSLLLLSFWAWLLPRRGMIVSLAVLNLLLTGLIYADMVYYRYFQDFLTIPVLLQARQVDALGDSIATLIYTSDLWFFADWLVVIPFAAIVLFSRRYRSKHPSTSVTGYGSYSHNDRKARLRRRLTAGSIALVLGLGLAVGPIYFYSKTWAKGLFDNNWWNVSMYNVTGLLAFHGYDLYNYAKDHIGSGPQAEPADVEQAKAFFAERQGAAPQNDALFGKYKDSNVIIVQGEAFMNFMIGQSIGGQEITPHFNELMKESQYYSHFYHQTGQGRTSDADFGANISLHPLPVGSAFVRYADHTYDSLPSILKDNGYNTNVFHAYESGFWNRYTMYQNMKYDKFYSKNDFAQDDPLGWSLSDESFFRQSVEKMSSEVTEPFYSFLITLTSHHPYTLPKEKQQLDVGEFQGTMFGNYLQSVHYVDSALGKMVEDLKNRGLWENTIFMFYGDHDNSIKEQSQYEQFLGRSLNELDMAQIMNEVPLLVHLPDGAAAGTIDEPSGQLDITPSVLHLLGVSDQSYYHMGNDVYDRSERTVVLRNGAFSDGSVFYIPADDYIYENGACYDLSTRDKTDINACRAGHDEAAKRLHVSDTVITYDLIQRFREEDSAAATSQ; translated from the coding sequence ATGGTTGTCACTCGGCCTACGCGCAGCTCCACGCCACGCGGGCTTTTAAATCATCCATTAACGTTATATCTTATTTTTCTTGTGCTCATGCTGCTCAAACTCATGTGGCTCCATCACAATCTTCACGCTTATAACATTACGATGGGACTGCTGGATAAAGTCATTGCCATTGGATCTTTACTACTCTTGTCCTTCTGGGCCTGGTTGCTGCCACGTAGAGGCATGATCGTGTCTCTCGCGGTGCTTAACCTGCTGCTTACCGGACTAATCTATGCCGATATGGTGTATTATCGTTATTTCCAGGATTTCTTGACCATCCCGGTATTGTTGCAGGCGAGACAAGTTGACGCATTGGGTGACAGCATCGCTACATTGATCTACACAAGTGATCTCTGGTTCTTTGCCGACTGGCTTGTCGTCATTCCGTTCGCAGCTATCGTACTGTTCAGCAGACGTTACCGTTCGAAGCACCCCAGTACATCTGTTACGGGTTACGGGAGTTATTCACATAACGATCGCAAGGCACGATTGCGCCGCCGTCTCACGGCTGGCAGCATTGCCCTTGTGCTGGGACTTGGCCTCGCCGTCGGCCCGATTTATTTTTACAGTAAAACATGGGCCAAAGGCCTGTTCGATAACAACTGGTGGAATGTATCCATGTACAATGTGACTGGACTGCTCGCTTTTCACGGTTATGATCTGTACAACTATGCTAAAGACCACATCGGCTCCGGGCCGCAAGCTGAACCCGCTGATGTTGAGCAAGCAAAGGCATTCTTCGCTGAAAGGCAAGGAGCTGCCCCGCAGAATGATGCCTTGTTTGGCAAATATAAAGACAGCAATGTGATCATTGTCCAGGGTGAGGCTTTTATGAACTTCATGATTGGCCAGAGCATTGGCGGTCAGGAGATCACACCCCATTTTAATGAACTGATGAAGGAAAGCCAGTATTATAGTCACTTTTATCACCAGACCGGTCAGGGCAGAACGTCAGATGCCGATTTTGGCGCAAACATATCCCTACATCCACTTCCGGTTGGATCAGCCTTTGTACGATATGCAGACCATACGTATGATTCCCTTCCTTCCATCCTGAAGGATAACGGATATAACACCAATGTATTTCACGCTTATGAGAGTGGCTTCTGGAATCGGTATACGATGTATCAGAACATGAAGTACGACAAGTTTTATAGTAAAAATGATTTTGCACAGGATGACCCGCTTGGCTGGTCCCTGTCTGATGAATCCTTTTTCCGGCAATCCGTTGAGAAAATGAGTAGTGAGGTGACCGAACCGTTCTATTCCTTCCTAATCACTCTTACCAGTCACCATCCGTATACCTTGCCAAAAGAGAAGCAGCAACTGGATGTAGGCGAGTTCCAGGGAACCATGTTTGGTAACTATCTGCAGTCCGTTCATTACGTGGATTCGGCACTGGGTAAGATGGTTGAGGATCTGAAAAATCGGGGCTTATGGGAGAATACCATCTTTATGTTCTACGGGGATCACGACAACTCGATTAAGGAACAATCACAATACGAGCAATTTCTGGGACGTTCATTGAACGAACTCGATATGGCACAGATTATGAACGAGGTCCCCCTGCTCGTGCATTTACCGGACGGAGCAGCTGCTGGAACCATCGACGAACCTTCGGGACAACTGGACATCACGCCATCCGTATTGCATCTGCTCGGCGTGTCTGACCAGTCCTATTATCATATGGGTAACGACGTATATGATAGGTCTGAACGTACGGTTGTGCTGCGTAATGGCGCATTCTCGGATGGTTCTGTATTCTACATTCCAGCGGATGACTATATCTATGAGAATGGCGCTTGTTATGACCTGTCCACACGTGACAAAACAGATATTAACGCCTGCCGCGCCGGTCACGATGAAGCAGCCAAGCGATTACATGTCTCGGACACCGTGATAACCTATGATTTGATTCAGCGCTTTCGAGAGGAAGACAGTGCAGCAGCAACATCGCAATGA